tcaaattcccgtctgcttggtctcaaaagggggacacagaaagaacatcatcgaaatgtgagaaagaaatgggggtggatggtttgtttgtacacaaatgtggcgtgttctccaaagccgatctgatcggcactttacaggttgttttcgtaaagccgatttaatcggcccgtggcactgaaagtgttaagaatcccctagagcaggagtgtcaaactcattttagttcagttccacgtgcagcctaatatgatctaaagtgggccggagcagtaaaataatataaacaatagggtaagaatttataaataatgtcaactccaaagttttgtctatgttttgagtggaaaaaaagtaaaatttgtgatgaaaatgtttacatctacgaactgtacttgaacataacataaacaaatatgaacaacctgaaaattctcaggaaaataagtgcaattttatacaatattatgctttagtttgtcatatataatttacattagcctcacaacttacagatcacagtggatctacaaatacacaaaacatttagtaacaggcagaatattgttaaaattccacatacttctcttaagacatttcaggttgtttgtgtttgttcaggttattcacattttttgtaaagggctagtctgtaactgtaaacattttagagtaattttcctttttttctcactaaaacaaagggaaaaaaatgtgcttttcattatttatagtttattctgatggtattttattggtctgatccactttagattgaattgacctaaaatggttctaacatccttgattgttaatatctttagtgtaatttttgcatttcacaaattcatcccaggggccacactGGAGCctctggtgggccagttttggcccccgggccacatgtttgacatctgtgccctAGAGGTAGAAATGACATACTTTGGATTTAAGAGAGTGAGCAGTATGTGATGCAATAAAAGCATCATTCAGTCCAGAAAAGAGAAGAATGTTTTATTTAGTCAGTGTGGAGTTCACACACTGAAATTGAACCCATCAGTAGAACATgcagaacatgcaggaacacacaacacactgcagcatAGGAGCAGTGGGCTTCCATATCAGgcgcccagggagcaaatgggaggTTAAGTTCCTtgttcaagggcacatcagcgACAACTCTCTGCCAGTCTGGGGGGAATTGAACCGGTGACCCAAGAAAAGAAATGACAACTTTTAAAATCAACTAAGAAAGCACGCAGACAGTGTGtaaactgtgtgtgtctgtgtgtgcagccGCCTCTGCTGGAAGACTGTAAGCTCTTTGAGACTCTGTTCGAAGGCGACATGGCAGCTCAGGCCCGGGAGGAGTGGGAGAAGGCCATGACGGAGCTGGCCAGCGAGGAGCCCGAGTTACTGCAGCACTTCCAAAAACTGTCAGAGGCCGCAGGGAAAGTCGGTACGCTGCTTTTCACTTTATGTTGTCTGTTTTGCTTTTTCATATTCATGTGTCCATATTCTAAAGGTTATTACTTTTTCTGGACAGGAACTGACACCGCCTCGCAACAAGAGTTCACATCCTGTCTGAAAGAAACCCTCCGCGGCTTGGCCAAAAATGCAGACAACCTGCAGGTACATCatacatagggatgtaacgatatgaaaatttcatatcacggttattgtgactaaaattatcacagttatcattattatcgcgctattgttgaaatgtgctcagaacattcaaaaagtactaatacacacactgaaataatttaaccacgttgtattttgaaaaaaacaaacaaaaatctaataaaataataggcacaatgtactttctgttggcagaaacattcaaatattaacatgtaaacatcaaacatacaaatgtgcactgaagatggcaccttatggacattgtttgaccattttccatattaagtttgacttgttttagtttctttttcatagatagataaatagatagatagtttctctctctctctctctctctctctttctctctctctgtctctctttgtctttcaaagtgcggtaatcaaacatggttatcatgatatttagaatttaaacggtaatactaaccatcaggaattttaccgtggtttattgttataccggtaatcgttacgtcCCTAATCATACAGTTATATAAATTATATCAAAGATACAgaatttgtgttgttgctgtcgaGCAGATGCTAAATTGAATGGAGATTATTACTTTGAGTATAACAAATACAAGAACTATGATGCAAAtgagtgacattaggcataattggcataatagtaattaaacacattttccagAAAAACTAATGAGTTCCTCAAGTCAAcaatagaaacaaaacaaaaatgatccaaaaatctgtAGAATGTtatgaaattaataacactgttACTGAAACAGGCCGTTGAAACTGCTCTGCGAACATCAGGTCAAGGGCgtcccagatggaccgcccactactttttgattcataacttttgaaccagacaaattcaagacaaatattccacataattgtaaaggtctgaatgccatctgaaacagactcaaagggcaaaatttagttttaaatatttttaaatgaaaaatatccaaaactactgcgtcacggatggataaaaaattaacgtctattttttgcacgaattccaaagttctccaaagtgaagttcctctgacattttcatcctcaaatgtattcagtgtaaaccttaaaccctctatgtTACAACTCAATAATTGGttgtagaggaaaaaaatatttcaaacctaaatagcaagagttttggacaacaaaagtaaatatctaaataaacaaaaaacatttttcggTTATCAAtatcatgtacatttttttttgcaatatttacaacaaacaaataatattaacattatattcaaatgtattttgcatagatatatacatgtattaattttaaacactgtgtgtctaGAGTAGGACATAAATAATGTATTAGTCAAATCGCTGTATTTGGAAACTtggtcactttccaaacattcacactcagaaaactcctcaaatttttttttcacaatttttttctcatttcaaaatacattttcttgaaaGTATAATAACTACCTACCCAAAATATAACTttagtgtagattattgtaataaaATTTTTTTGACCTgacgttaaccttcccttgacttcacgcaggggtcaaaggtcaccaggaaACATAAGTACACTCACAGTGTTAAACAGCAGCTCATTACGACAGTGGAATACTGAGGagaatttagtgtgacctttggaGCAGCTTACAGACTGGTCCtgtgcttgtctttcagacatcAGGTCTGGCTGGAGAGGACCTGGTCAAAGCTCTAGAAGGCCTGGGGTTGGAAGAAGGAGGCGAGGGAGGTGGGGAGGAAGGGAATATCCTCCCTATCATGCAGTCCATCATGCAGAACCTTCTCTCTAAGGAAGTGCTTTATCCGTCTCTCAAAGAGATCACTACTAAGGTTAGTTTGACTTTTGTTCTGTTATCCTCTGTGGCTCAGTTTGTTGTTACTCATGTCTTTCTCACACTTCCAGTATCCTGAGTGGTTGGACACCAACAAGCCCAGCCTGAGCCCAGAAGACTACCAGCGCTATGAGCAGCAGGCCAAAATCATGGGAGACATCTGTAAGCTGtttgagaaggaggaggagggcgcCGCCGAGAAGGAGAGCACGTTTGAGAACATCATGGACCTCATGCAACAGGTAGAGCTGCGCAGAAACATCTGACAACATCTGAGCCGCCACAGCAGAATCTGAATGCAGAACATGGGAAGCAGGGTACCTGTGCAGGTCTGGAAAGTCTTAAAGGGTTTGAAAGTTTGAAACActattttccagaccttgaagtatggagaaaaaaaaattagagtatgctcaaagccACATCatcttgtaaaataagaaatacatgagaaaaGCATAGAGAAAATGTGGTATTACTTCACTAACAGGTTGGTACTGGGATGATTCTAGTGAAACCTGGACGgccgtggctcagatggtagagcgtcaaataaccgaagggttggcggttcgaatcccgctctgtcctagtcagtccgttgtgtccttgggcaagacacttcaccctccttgcctccaatgCTGCTActgacactggtgtatgaatgtttggtggtggtcggaggggccgtaggcgcgaattggcagttacgcttctgtcagcctgccccagggcagctgtggatacagatgtagtttaccaccaccagagggagaatgtgagagtgaaggaataacgggtcaataatgtaaagccctttgagtgaccaaaaaagcacaatagaaatctaatccattattattattaaacctgTTTGTGTGACATCTGTGCACTTTTGtgtgttttgaaaacatttctgtcagtaaaataatttactgcaaattatactatactatactatactatactatactactatactatatattagtcatttttacgatctcaaccaaaaaagtaggaacacaagtataaaagtacataaagtcaaagtcTGGGGGAAGAAAATAACAGTTttcaaaaagtctggaatttttatttggacaaagagCAAACACCGTTGAGAAGGGTAGAATGTGTCCAGTATCTAGCAGCAGTTTTTCCTTCCTCAGCTGAAGCAGCCTCATACCACCAGCCCCATCTCCCACCTACACGTTCTGAAGATAAATCCATTTGTCAGATCATCGTTATTCGCACCAACAATTCCACCGATGTTTCAGAATTTCAGAGTAGAACCTCTGGTGCCTCTGTGAAGGTctgatgctgccttcaggtgctgccgGGAAGATGGTCCTTTCCACTAGGGAATTCAACATTAcaagtgcgttgtgttcaagtgcttttgtcgacatagtgagataaaaaaaatggctgatactagggatgtaaacaaacagctgaaacattctgaaccactgcagtactgacccatgaaggatctgaactatttggtCAGTTCAGTCCAGGCAGGTCTTTTTTTAGTCCAGGCTGTTTATTGAACTCTACCTGATGCAgtcagtgtcctctcatgtctctaaCCTCGTACAGATTGGACAATaccaggactgatcaggatcatcaggtttGTGCTAGAAcggttcagggagaatgaaacatcattacctctgccaaggaggttatgttttcatcagggtttgtttgtttgtctgtctgttaccaagataactcaacaacttatggatggattttggtgaaattttctggaagtgttgatgctggcacaaggaacaaatgatttgaTAATGGGgggagggggctgatctgccttggtggaggtctgagctctcagAGTGCTTTATTAGtttacacatggattagcctccataaagaccagactctaatttgggatgtgatacAGACTTGATGCAGCGATCCGATTCtccatcaataatcaaaaatgaatgcaactatggacggaacaaatattatgaaccttattgtgacacaacATACACCAGGCAGTGTAAATCAGCACATGCTCATGTGTTTATACGTAGTTCTGTTGGTGTGTGTTTGCTGGGAACCAGTTGTTTTTGATTAGTAAACTCATTAAATTAAATGGCGGTTCacagctcctaatgtgtgctatgtgctaatgctaatcattaATGCTAGTGCTAGGTACTACATGTGTgtattcataaacaaaaatataacaaaaaatataaaattgaatttattttgtcgCTGTGAAATCCCCTGTATGCTCCTATTAAAAGGGGAACTTCCTTTTATGTCATAAATATTGTTCTTCCATTGCCTTTttaaacatattctaatgctgttTTACGAACAGTTGCAGGACCTTGGCCAGCCACCCAAAGAGCTTGCAGGTGATGCGGTAAGTTATCTACTTTCTGAATCATTTAATGGGAAACAATGATTTGAGCCTTGATTTAGAGGTACAGACAGCTTTGCACTAATGTCTTcgtggtgacttctgctagcggtgatgtcacgtgcataccctctattgtttCAGGCTGACGTAGCTCAGATGATCCTTCATGACAGTATTCCTTATGTTTCCTCTTCTTGCAGCCTCCTGGATTCAACTTTGACATGGAGTCCCTGAACCTCTCCGGAGGCCTCGGAGGACCCGGTGGTCCCGGGGCCGGGTCGGCGGAGCAGTGCTCCATCATGTGATCGGACGGCGGCGTCACCAGAGCCGAGGTCACTCTGTGCATCAGTCTCAAGGAGGGATGATGACCGAGTGGGAGGACGGAGAGGTGAGGAGCGTCAGCACCGTCCTCCCTCTGGCTGAAGGTGTGTGGACGAGGACGAGGCACAAAAACATCAAcaggaaccacacacacacacaacactttcTCTGTAACATCACTGAAGGCACGTTCAGAACATCCCTCAGAACATCCCTGCTTTAGTTGGTCAGTGGTTGTTGTTTTTAACAGGGTTCCTTTCAGCTGCTTGCTCACCACTGGCCTCCATTTTATTTTACCGTACTGTTTAGCCTCATGGTCAAAGATGATCAAACCACCTGACGGGTATAAACAGTGCCTTTGACTCTTCGATTCTAATTTTAGGTGTCCTTCAAAGCACTGCAGGTTCTTATTTTAAAGTGGGGGGAAGTTTCAGTCCCTTAACACCTCACCTTGATTAACTTTTGTTCAATTCAACCATTTTTTCTGTACAGCATTTGACTAAACGAGTTAACGATTTATTAAACTGTAATGAGAAAGAAAGTATATAATTATTTAAAGAGTGAAAACACCAACACTTTGTAATTGAACAGCCCCCTTTTACCTGAGTGTCATTCCTCCTCATTCCCAGGTATCGATTTGAAGTGATTGAGGTCTAATGATTCCCGGACGCCTTTGCTGTGGTTACTGTCAACATTATAGTGTAGAGTTACTGTGCAAAGTGCTCCCCATGTgattgccagtttttttttttttctataacagAGTgatgtttgtctttggtttgggGTCCCATACCAGGAAGGAAAACACTTGAGTGGGTTTCTAACTCGATAGCATGAACGGTTCTCCCTTTTACCCGCCATTAAAagtacattatgtttttttttctccaaaactaaaCTTCCCATCAGACAAAATCATCACCGTAACTCATACCTATTCAATAATGGGCAGAATTATGCTGCTATCATGTCCACCGTGATCAGTGGgtttgtttacacacacacacacacacacacacacacacacacacacactttggttTGGACTCCTTTCACCTGGCAACAAAACTTTACCTCTGTCGACAACAGAGAGGTCTAGAAACCAGCCAGGGACTCAACTATAAAATAAAAGGTGTGTGTAAAAGGGTTCGGTCATCCGTACACTGAAAATCCAGAACAGCCAACacacaccgggggggggggggggggggggggtgtcattaGAGGGGGATGCAGCCTATTCAGCTCTCAGGGCCGAAGCAGACAACACccagaacactgtaaaaaaacaacaacctggtATTTGACacaactgtttttgttgttgtactttgtaaatacatgaaataaaataatgatatgattcaaataaatgtgtgttcttcatctgttcttttacatttttcaggAATGTAATAAAAGGAATTTCTTAGTCGCGTATTGTCTTCCAGAAttcaataaaatgtgaatcaAATTTGCATGAATTTTATAATCACGTAGGGGATTGGTGCTGTcttaatttttgtttgttgtttgttttattaattttcattttgtttatctggtttttgtttgtttattttgttcatcattGCTGCCTTTTGTTGATTACTTGGTAACAGGACTGGAACACTGACAGGTGGGTTTTTGCTTTTCCAGCATGGCAAAGATGGGAAAACCaattatttaaaacattttaaagtatttttaataTCTATCGTGAAAATTGAATGAATTGTTATGTTTGTGAATGTAGATGGTGTGCAAAGTCATTTGAAATAGACCTGCAAGAAACTTGATTTAATTTAGCATTAGGTACATTCTAAAAACTAAAGAGGTTATTTATTGTAAAGATCTAGCGATTCCACAGTTATTCCAGTTAGTAGTCTGTTGTACTCTTCAAATGCAATCAAATTAGTAGATTCTTCAGTAGTTTTGAAAAGCCTAATTCCTCCTTAGAGGTTTCTAAATATTTAGCATGACTGAACTGGATCACATTAGCAGGTTATCTGAGGTCAAATGGACAGGTTCATGCATACATGGTGCCAGTCTTTGCAGCTCAGATGAGTTCTGCAGAAGAACGCAGTTTGGATTTTGCTTTTATATGGTTCATTCTACAAAAAAATTGAGTGAACCTGTCCCACCTCATGTTCATCTTATTTTTATATGCATTTTGTTCATGTCTCTTCAACCCTTAGATGCATGACTGACTGAACCCTACACTCGTCCATaactgggtaaaaaaaatgtgCTAGAATCAATGTATTTTAATGGCACTTTAgttattttgtcatgttaaaagtAATCatatgtattatattttggtccacaaaatgatttcatgttttaaatattgtggcatgtttgccgcagtgcattgtgggtagtgggcattttgtttatgtttatgcatttggcagacgcttttttccaaagcgacttacaggggaaaaccagttaaatcactcaatcaatcaaattttatttatataatgccagatcacaaaaaaagttatctcatgacactttatatatagagttggtcaaaaaccagactctaagccaatttacagaaacccaacagaatcctccttaCATCTTTACATCCTTACAATTTTGTTGtaaatatgttatttttatgtgccagaattcagcggggttgttgtgttagtattagttttgacttaatatgtgtatggcaatatttattggcctttttgtttcttttattttttttttgtatttttgtaatttgtaaagttgcaccctgagtgagagccatagacAGCAATTGCTATTCCGTTGCGATTGTTTCAACACTAATTTTCCTACATGCCAGATTAAAAGCACCACTTCTGCTCATACTTGACACAGTTAACTTTCTGTCAAGTTTCCGCCCACGTaacaatatttttcagtttattttttttccacagaaccATAGACCACCTTTGTGCTTGATGCTAGAGGGTGTAGGCCAAACCATCTGGTCCATGGTGCAGAATGTAGGATGAATCAAAGTTTCAGATGGAGCTCCATTGTCAATGAATgaaggtcattttgacccatttatggaagCTTGGGGTGGTAAAGtaactacaatttcataaaatctattaAAGATAAGGTAACATTTAAATGACATGTCAAAACATGTTAATGAGGAATAGCTGCAATATGAAATaatactttcatttatttatttatttatttattatttatttatttatttttacaatgatattgcaagaaaacaacctcTCCGCGTCATTTTTGACCCAGTTATGCATAAATGTTCTGAAATTTAAGTGTTTCCGTAATACTACAAATATTTCCATATTATATAATGATCTGGGATTTCATTCATGCACCACTCAGATTAGTTTAAATTGGAGAAATACAGAATTATTATCTCTGTTTTCATCACACTACATCAGCTGACTGGTGTTTAATGAATGCACAGTTTGAAGCGGTAGTTAGGGCTCCAGATACAGAAATAGGCTGCTCAGATCGACATGATAGTGTTTCTCATTCAGGGTGTGTTGTCAGTTCAGATCTATGTGCTTGTTTTCTATGTGCTGCTGCCGTGGAGCTTTGTGCGTCACATTTTCAC
The DNA window shown above is from Sphaeramia orbicularis chromosome 17, fSphaOr1.1, whole genome shotgun sequence and carries:
- the LOC115437869 gene encoding peroxisomal biogenesis factor 19-like, whose translation is MASGAGESSGGHDAELDELLDSALGDFDKASDPPAPASTSASSGAEKPPLLEDCKLFETLFEGDMAAQAREEWEKAMTELASEEPELLQHFQKLSEAAGKVGTDTASQQEFTSCLKETLRGLAKNADNLQTSGLAGEDLVKALEGLGLEEGGEGGGEEGNILPIMQSIMQNLLSKEVLYPSLKEITTKYPEWLDTNKPSLSPEDYQRYEQQAKIMGDICKLFEKEEEGAAEKESTFENIMDLMQQLQDLGQPPKELAGDAPPGFNFDMESLNLSGGLGGPGGPGAGSAEQCSIM